A window from Cryptomeria japonica chromosome 1, Sugi_1.0, whole genome shotgun sequence encodes these proteins:
- the LOC131050230 gene encoding MYB-like transcription factor EOBI, giving the protein MGSTAWWMKVGVEDEEVIRKGPWTLEEDTQLVAYVRQYGAARWSSLAKMAGLKRDGKSCRMRWLNYLRPELKHGNFSPEEDRLIIELHNKWGNKWSSIAQNLPGRTDNEIKNHWRTHIMKMSPELIGSCPPTSKSPKQTKSVRENDKLSSSESFEDLQMAAMKESYTESYSPNTLNQASCDTCDSDCSYQEFIEKSCDMDIVGSIIADEYAAMMVQESPTFSWSSGTDSPISVLSDSEEFLWDYNSIDLWNLDDVQSMYC; this is encoded by the exons ATGGGTAGCACAGCTTGGTGGATGAAAGTTGGGGTGGAGGACGAAGAAGTGATTAGAAAAGGCCCCTGGACATTAGAGGAAGATACCCAGTTGGTTGCCTATGTAAGACAGTATGGTGCAGCTCGTTGGAGTTCACTTGCCAAGATGGCAGGTTTGAAGAGAGATGGAAAGAGTTGCAGGATGAGATGGCTCAATTATCTCCGCCCTGAACTTAAGCATGGCAACTTTTCTCCCGAGGAGGATCGCTTAATCATCGAATTGCACAATAAATGGGgaaacaa GTGGTCTTCCATTGCCCAGAATTTACCAGGAAGAACAGATAACGAGATCAAAAACCATTGGAGAACCCACATCATGAAAATGTCTCCAGAGCTAATTGGGAGTTGTCCACCAACTTCCAAAAGTCCAAAACAAACAAAGTCAGTAAGAGAAAATGATAAGCTTTCCAGTAGCGAAAGCTTCGAGGATCTGCAAATGGCCGCAATGAAGGAAAGTTATACAGAATCTTACTCACCCAATACTCTTAACCAGGCAAGCTGTGATACTTGTGACTCGGATTGTAGTTACCAGGAGTTCATAGAAAAGTCATGTGATATGGATATAGTGGGCAGCATTATAGCTGACGAATATGCAGCCATGATGGTCCAAGAGAGCCCAACCTTCTCGTGGTCTTCTGGGACAGATTCTCCAATTAGTGTTTTGTCAGACAGTGAAGAGTTCTTATGGGATTATAACTCCATCGACTTATGGAATTTAGATGATGTACAAAGCATGTATTGTTAA